CTTAAGTTCTCTTATACATTTCAGTGCTTTTTACAAACTTTGTAAACCTATCTTAAGCTtttcaatttaataaaattactactctaaaattaaaaattcagttttacagtctatggagtcatgAGGTTAATATATCAGATCCTCAAATTAGTCAAATTATCTTAACTAtgacaaatattaaatatttaaaatatgaaacatacACAATCACTCCAAAAGTTTAGGCAAAGTAATTAACTTTATTGGTTGTTAGTTCATTATTTCTATATGTAAGGGGCAAATAAGCTTTATCATCCAAGCAATTTGGGGCTATTATTGCAAGCAAGTTGatttaaaaattccaaacaaaCAGGGTTATCTGCTTAGTGACTGATATCAAACATAAAATTTTCGACCAAAACATCCCCAGAGCAGCCAACATCTAGGACAATTTTTCTTGCAACACTGAGGTTATTTGTGCCCTATTTTATGATCACTTTGAAACTAAAGGCTTCATCCTTACTTTCCTCCAAGTGAAAGAGTTTTATAGCCTCTATCCCCTAGGTTCAAGTTGTGCATGCTtaatcgcttagtcatgtctgactcttcacggttgccatgccatcttccagggggtcctcccaacccaggggtcaacacaggtctcctgcattgcatgcagattctttaccgtctgagccaccagggaaacccaagaatactggagtaggtagcctatcccttctccaggggctcttcccgacccagaaattgaaccagggtctgaattctttaccagctaagctaccaggggtTCAAGTTATATATTGCCAAATAGTCAAGGTTGTATTCAATTTATTATTTACTGCTTGattctattttttattcttttcatatttttcccttttctttaaggACATAATTCTCatagatatttttataatatccaGTTATGCTGTGTACATCTTGTTTCCTGTGTCATGCTAATGATAGTACATTTTTACCATCACTGCCACTCTCCTCCAGGTTCTATATATGATAGCAAAGGCCTGGGCAAAGAATACATTTCATAAGTCCCTACAGTAAACATTTTAATGCTTCCCTCCCTTCTTGGGCCCTGCTCTTGGGTGATATGCCTTAGCCTGTGAAGGAGCAGTATGAGATGACTTGGGTTGAGTGGGTTTGGGCTGAAAAGGTTTAGATTGGGAGGACTGGGGCTGGCATGGCTTGGGCTGAGTGGGTTTGGATGGAGAACTTTCAGCTCGGGGGGTCTGGTGCTGAGTGGGTTTGGTTTGAGTGGGTTTGGGTTGAAAGGGCACAGGTTGGGAGGGTTTGTGCTGGGACTGTTTGACCTGGGGTGACTTGGGCTGATTAGATTTGAATTGAGAGCTGGGCAAATACATGCTGTAGGACATAGGATGGAATCCTGTTTGGGAAGATGAATTTGAAGGCCCACCTTGTGTCTTCAGCTTAGCTCCTCGCTGAGAGGCAGTCCTTCTTGGGTTTTGTGTGGCTCCTGCTGCTTGAAAGGCCTGATGGTGAGGATTTTCAATATGGGGTTTCGTTCTCATGAATGTTCTAATTGTCTCTGTTGGCCTTGTTCCCCAGGCACTGACTTGCCCAGGCTTTCCAACTGCTCCTCTTGGCCGTGAACCCAGGGAATGGAGGTGACCTCCCTGGGAGTCCTCTTTCCCAGACCTTTCAAGGGTTCCCATTGTTTGTGGTCTCTGAGGCCAGGGCGGTATAGGCTGAGAAATGGGTCTTGGTGGTCTCCCAAAAGCTCTACCCATGTGATGTCTCCAAGGAGTTCCTGAAAATCTCATAAATGTTTCACCTGAATAAAATCTCTGGGGCTGGAAATATTGAATTCCAAAATGTTTGCCTGGACTGTGTGCCCTTGTATTCTGAAAGGGCAAAGGATGGAATCTCTTAGGCCTCTGCTGTAACCAAAAGCGGGAGCCCATAGCCCAAGGGGTTGTCAAAGAACCACGGTTAAAGTTACCTCCAATTCTGGCTGGTGAAGGACGGAAGTTTCTCAGAGGAGGCATGAATATTGGGGTGAGATGGAAATTCTGACGATTTTGGCTGATCTGACAACTAATCTCAGACATCTTAGCGGGGCTTTCAGATGAGTTTTTTGGCGGactgtgtctttgtgacccctcaTCTTCAGCTGTTCCAGCCAAGTCTTCACTAGGGGAAACTTGAATCCCCTGAATGTTCTCAAAGTCTTGGTCTACCTGTATCCCCAACTCTCTGGCCAGGGGGGCCATGTCTTCCACAGACACACATCTGAGTGACGAGGACATCACTTCTTGGAGGGCAGCTTGAAGACCCTCCATGttccttcctctctgccccacttcctcctcctcccaaaACAGTAGCTGTGATGGCTTCAACTTCAGGACCCTCTGGAAAACCTGAGCCTCTTCACTCTCCCTGGCCTGGGGACTGAGGACAAAGTAACATCTTTCAATGGCAGCTTCTCCTAAAAACATTAGCAAGTGCCATTCCTTCTCACCTAGGCAGTCAGTGAAAAAAAACACAGCCGAGGAAACCTCCATCAAGAAACCAAACTGTGTCCAAAAACTTTCTAGATCTCCACGAAGGTTGGCCACAGCAACAGGCTTCTGGGGGAAACTGGGGTTTTCACTTAAACCGCTGCCATCAGGAAAACACCATGTTATCTCAACCAGGCCATCAGAGATCTGCCGGGGAAGCACCTGAACAGGCAAGTCCTGATGAAGAAAGATTTTGTGTGATTTCAGATGGGCAGGGCTGAGCAGGGCATTGAGGATTCTGGACTTGGAAAAGCTACAGTATCCTAGACGCGCAAAAGAAATGACAGGCATCTTCATGAGAGTCAAAACCTTTTCTGTATCCCCTGTAGGTCCTCCTGAAGACTGTGTTGACTGCTCCTTCACAATGTCCTTCATGGCCCCTAGCATTAAAatacttctgttgttttctgcatCTGGCAGGAGCAGGGGAAGAGCAAACCGGCAATGATACATGTTTGACATGACTTCACGTTGCAAAGAGCTGTGTGAAGACAGCAAGGAGGCACAAAGGACATCCAGGGGGTGAATGGTTTCTGTTTCTCTAATTTCCAAGTTCTCTACTCCAGTCAGCAGTTCCCCTTTGCTCTCTTCACCCAGAACCTTGGGTCTGAGGACTGAATCTCTGGCTGTCGCATCCAGAGCTTGAACTTTCATCAGGAAGTTCCAAGCCAAGTCACCCGGAGTCTCAGGCACCCACGTACATCCTCGGTCTAAGGAGAATTGCTTCACGAAGTCTGGCAGAAGCTTTCTGCTTGTGTCCAGGTTTAAGCAGGACATGACAtctttaaacacattttttctttctgtaggaaaaaaaagatatagtCAGTGAATGTCATGCTCAGCATCTAAGCTTCCTtcactgacttttaaaattaagtaattgatattttcttcagaaaaaagaTAATCCACCATCTGTCTGTTCTTTttgtggttgagtaatattccattgtatatatgtttcACAACTTCTTTACTGATTAATCTGTGGACGGAGGAGGGATGGAATGGTGTAGGAGATGGGAGGGtggttcagaagggaggggacatatgtacatgTGGCTCTTTCCTGTagatgtatggtagaaaccagcacaatatggtaaagtaattatgctccaacttaaaataaatttttcaaaagatgaaACAAGTAAAGTGAAAGTACTGTTTCATCACCCTGCCAAGTGTACTTTCCTTCTAAGAGATATGTCAATATGGTATATGGTacgtttccttctcttcctttttcaatacCTATGTAGAAGTACATATGTAGAAGTAGATGTGTATACGTACTTGCATACGTAGAAGTACACAGTTTGGTATAATGGATGCTATTTTATTCGATAAATGATATTATACCAAATGATTTTCCAACTTCTTTTCACTCAGTGGTATTCCTTGCAAATTCTTCCAAGAAAGTATATACAGAG
The sequence above is a segment of the Ovis canadensis isolate MfBH-ARS-UI-01 breed Bighorn chromosome 16, ARS-UI_OviCan_v2, whole genome shotgun sequence genome. Coding sequences within it:
- the CARD6 gene encoding caspase recruitment domain-containing protein 6, with protein sequence MATGSVPSQIIEKERKKLLEVLQQDPDCVLDTLTSRKLISEEEYEILETITDPLKKSRKLLILVQKKGEMSCQLFLNCLFNTFSQSATICNLNHEVLKHEYIEPPLPIGASKEAVFLPGEKQPENPEITTSFKEKECLDLETSESFADKKTSYQETAWSSKENEKEDNTSKCTSPQSVEIIEYEFPATIQYLQDGQRYEEPDDSLYLGQEDYLESVGYSEDANITLEEEAYSDPGGLYDGREDSVYLETTEFSDEEQNYEDPETGMSLEEEEEKSMEERKNVFKDVMSCLNLDTSRKLLPDFVKQFSLDRGCTWVPETPGDLAWNFLMKVQALDATARDSVLRPKVLGEESKGELLTGVENLEIRETETIHPLDVLCASLLSSHSSLQREVMSNMYHCRFALPLLLPDAENNRSILMLGAMKDIVKEQSTQSSGGPTGDTEKVLTLMKMPVISFARLGYCSFSKSRILNALLSPAHLKSHKIFLHQDLPVQVLPRQISDGLVEITWCFPDGSGLSENPSFPQKPVAVANLRGDLESFWTQFGFLMEVSSAVFFFTDCLGEKEWHLLMFLGEAAIERCYFVLSPQARESEEAQVFQRVLKLKPSQLLFWEEEEVGQRGRNMEGLQAALQEVMSSSLRCVSVEDMAPLARELGIQVDQDFENIQGIQVSPSEDLAGTAEDEGSQRHSPPKNSSESPAKMSEISCQISQNRQNFHLTPIFMPPLRNFRPSPARIGGNFNRGSLTTPWAMGSRFWLQQRPKRFHPLPFQNTRAHSPGKHFGIQYFQPQRFYSGETFMRFSGTPWRHHMGRAFGRPPRPISQPIPPWPQRPQTMGTLERSGKEDSQGGHLHSLGSRPRGAVGKPGQVSAWGTRPTETIRTFMRTKPHIENPHHQAFQAAGATQNPRRTASQRGAKLKTQGGPSNSSSQTGFHPMSYSMYLPSSQFKSNQPKSPQVKQSQHKPSQPVPFQPKPTQTKPTQHQTPRAESSPSKPTQPKPCQPQSSQSKPFQPKPTQPKSSHTAPSQAKAYHPRAGPKKGGKH